Proteins encoded by one window of Moorella humiferrea:
- the atpB gene encoding F0F1 ATP synthase subunit A: MGLRALGEIMAHVRPHEVFYLGPIPVYSTVVNTWIIMAVLLLGVFLATRKLTFIPRGVQHLFEMLLEFLYGLLEEAMGKEGRRYLPLAATLFIFILSLNLSWFIPGMKPPTMDLSTTAAFAVTTIIIVQLIGIRKKGLIGYIKHFFQPVPFLFPLNVLEELVKPVSLSLRLFGNMFGEEMVVTILFIMLPFLLPTPIMILGVLMGLIQAFVFTLLTVTYIASFVHGH, translated from the coding sequence ATGGGACTGCGGGCCTTAGGGGAAATAATGGCCCACGTGCGGCCCCATGAAGTTTTTTACCTGGGGCCGATACCGGTCTATTCCACGGTGGTTAATACGTGGATCATCATGGCCGTCCTGTTGTTGGGGGTTTTTCTGGCGACCAGGAAATTGACCTTTATCCCCCGGGGTGTCCAACACCTTTTCGAGATGCTTCTGGAATTTTTATACGGCCTTTTGGAGGAGGCCATGGGTAAGGAAGGCCGTCGTTACTTGCCCCTGGCGGCTACCCTCTTTATCTTTATTTTAAGCCTCAACCTTTCCTGGTTCATCCCCGGGATGAAACCCCCGACCATGGACCTTTCCACCACGGCGGCCTTTGCCGTCACCACCATCATCATAGTCCAGCTGATAGGCATCCGTAAAAAAGGCCTGATCGGCTACATCAAACACTTCTTTCAGCCGGTGCCCTTTCTCTTTCCCCTGAACGTACTCGAAGAACTGGTCAAACCCGTTTCCCTGTCCCTGCGTCTCTTCGGCAACATGTTCGGGGAAGAGATGGTGGTTACCATCCTCTTTATTATGCTTCCCTTTTTGCTGCCGACGCCCATTATGATCCTGGGCGTCCTTATGGGCTTGATTCAGGCCTTTGTTTTTACCCTGCTCACAGTAACCTATATAGCTAGCTTTGTCCACGGGCACTAA
- a CDS encoding AtpZ/AtpI family protein, with protein sequence MTDKKRQYWDYARFANLAFSFGVTMTAAILLGLYGGMWLDRRLGTSPLFLVVGVLGGVGVGFRSILSELWILEKEPPQKNHGQDKIDPD encoded by the coding sequence ATGACCGACAAAAAACGTCAATACTGGGACTACGCACGCTTCGCCAATCTGGCCTTTTCCTTCGGGGTCACCATGACGGCTGCCATCCTTTTAGGCCTTTACGGCGGGATGTGGCTGGACAGGCGCCTGGGCACGTCGCCCCTCTTTCTGGTGGTGGGCGTGCTTGGAGGCGTAGGTGTCGGTTTTCGCTCTATTTTAAGCGAGCTGTGGATTTTAGAAAAAGAGCCGCCGCAAAAAAACCATGGGCAGGATAAGATTGACCCGGATTGA